A genomic region of Pseudomonas frederiksbergensis contains the following coding sequences:
- a CDS encoding flagellar hook-associated protein 3, translating into MRISTAQYYETTAANYQRNYSNALQTSAEASSMTKINTAADDPIGAARLIQLGQQSSMLDQYAGNISNLKGSYSQAETALSAIGTALQRAKEVTLGASNGTQTNADRQAAAQELGQIQNQVLGLMNSQDANGNYLFGGSKTSTPPYTANSDGTYTYNGDQSEVNLAIGDSMSVASNITGWDAFQKAANTTRSQTTMTAPAVDDGRVTLSNGQISNSATFDSKFAAGQPYTVSFVSSTQLKITDALGADVTAEASQNGVISNKDASNQTVSFRGVDMTLNINLKSGDIVPDAVIAGHSFQLAVKPDTINASRSPGNPSTAVISGATQSNSTAYNSTFPTGEAILKFTSATAYDLYASPITANSKPVSSGTMAGSTATAAGVTFTLGGTPAAGDQFVIQPNNHQTQNVLDTLGQLQAALNTPADNNAVALQKMQAAVASGIGNLDTAQAQVGSAITAVGVRGQALDDQTATNQSLGLANTTSQAAIRDSDPAAVMTRLTLQQTMLQAAQLAFSKISQLGLFNKI; encoded by the coding sequence ATGCGCATTTCTACCGCCCAGTATTACGAAACGACCGCTGCCAACTATCAGCGTAACTACAGCAACGCACTGCAGACCAGCGCCGAGGCGAGCAGTATGACCAAGATCAACACGGCCGCCGATGACCCGATTGGTGCGGCGCGTCTGATTCAGCTCGGCCAACAGAGTTCGATGCTGGATCAGTACGCTGGCAACATCAGCAACCTCAAGGGCTCGTACAGCCAGGCCGAAACCGCCTTGAGCGCCATTGGTACTGCCTTGCAGCGGGCCAAGGAGGTGACGTTGGGTGCCAGCAACGGCACACAGACCAATGCCGATCGTCAGGCTGCGGCCCAGGAGTTGGGGCAGATCCAGAACCAGGTGCTGGGCCTCATGAACAGTCAGGACGCCAATGGCAACTACCTGTTTGGCGGCTCAAAAACCAGCACGCCTCCCTACACGGCAAACTCCGATGGCACCTACACCTACAACGGTGACCAGTCCGAGGTAAACCTGGCCATTGGTGACTCCATGTCGGTTGCCAGCAACATTACTGGTTGGGATGCTTTCCAGAAGGCGGCCAATACCACTCGCTCTCAGACCACTATGACCGCACCTGCGGTGGATGACGGTCGCGTGACGCTGTCCAATGGCCAGATCAGCAATAGCGCAACGTTCGATTCCAAGTTCGCCGCAGGTCAGCCTTACACCGTGAGTTTTGTCAGCAGCACGCAGTTGAAGATCACCGATGCACTGGGTGCCGATGTCACCGCCGAGGCCAGCCAGAACGGTGTGATCAGTAATAAAGACGCGTCTAACCAGACGGTCAGTTTCCGCGGTGTAGACATGACGCTGAACATCAATCTGAAGTCTGGTGATATCGTTCCGGACGCGGTGATTGCAGGCCATAGCTTCCAGTTGGCGGTCAAACCGGACACCATCAACGCTTCGCGCAGCCCGGGCAATCCGTCCACGGCAGTGATCTCCGGTGCGACCCAAAGCAACTCGACGGCCTATAACAGCACCTTCCCCACGGGTGAGGCGATCCTCAAGTTCACCAGTGCCACTGCTTACGATCTGTATGCGTCGCCGATCACGGCGAACAGCAAGCCGGTTTCTTCGGGCACCATGGCCGGCTCTACGGCGACTGCTGCAGGGGTCACGTTCACGCTTGGCGGTACTCCGGCAGCCGGCGATCAGTTTGTTATCCAGCCCAATAACCACCAGACCCAGAACGTTTTGGATACCCTGGGCCAGTTGCAAGCGGCATTGAATACCCCGGCGGATAACAACGCTGTGGCCTTGCAAAAAATGCAGGCAGCTGTCGCCTCGGGCATTGGCAACCTGGACACTGCGCAGGCGCAGGTGGGGTCGGCAATCACTGCCGTGGGCGTGCGTGGTCAGGCCCTGGATGATCAGACGGCAACCAACCAGAGCCTGGGCCTGGCCAACACCACCAGCCAGGCGGCTATCCGCGACTCTGACCCGGCGGCGGTCATGACCCGTCTCACGTTGCAGCAAACCATGTTGCAGGCCGCGCAACTGGCGTTCAGCAAAATCAGTCAACTGGGTCTGTTCAACAAGATCTAA